One genomic window of Aquisalimonas sp. 2447 includes the following:
- a CDS encoding PleD family two-component system response regulator, with the protein MTRVLIVDDSPTETYVLREMLEKHDYQVSVAENGEDGIRLAKDASPDVILMDIVMPGVNGFQATRKLTKDPDTANIPIVIISTKDQDTDRIWGMRQGARDYISKPVTEQELLEKIQSALKG; encoded by the coding sequence ATGACCCGGGTTCTGATTGTTGATGACTCGCCCACGGAGACCTACGTGCTGCGCGAGATGCTCGAGAAGCACGATTACCAGGTGTCGGTCGCCGAGAATGGCGAGGACGGCATCCGCCTGGCCAAGGATGCTTCGCCGGACGTGATCCTCATGGATATCGTCATGCCCGGCGTCAATGGCTTTCAGGCGACACGAAAGCTGACCAAGGATCCGGATACGGCGAACATTCCCATCGTGATCATCAGTACCAAGGATCAGGACACGGATCGCATCTGGGGGATGCGTCAGGGGGCGCGGGATTACATCAGCAAGCCGGTGACCGAGCAGGAACTGCTGGAAAAGATCCAGAGTGCCCTGAAGGGCTGA